A DNA window from Acidobacteriota bacterium contains the following coding sequences:
- the ispH gene encoding 4-hydroxy-3-methylbut-2-enyl diphosphate reductase: protein MQVLLANEYGFCFGVERAVEMVEKAIGEGQTVRALGPLIHNEQEMQRLAHEGVTTISEPVQIGRLETAVIRAHGVTPEVQKELEEKAANVVDATCPFVTRVQKLAARAAAQDRHVIVVGSPEHPEMIGVKGYAPNHAFIIRDETEVASLPRLRNPLVVSQTTIKVKTFFDTADAIRDRTDDTVEIINTICSATKDRQEAARALAGMVDAFYIIGGRHSSNSVKLLGVCKEQCEKSFLIETEAEINPADLIGVEKVGVTAGASTPKWLIDNVVKYLENFGKEDVGGLKP, encoded by the coding sequence ATGCAAGTACTACTGGCAAATGAATACGGTTTTTGTTTCGGGGTCGAACGTGCGGTAGAGATGGTCGAGAAAGCCATAGGAGAAGGCCAGACCGTCAGAGCCCTTGGGCCGCTCATCCATAACGAGCAGGAAATGCAGCGTCTTGCGCACGAAGGTGTGACAACGATAAGCGAACCCGTCCAGATCGGCCGCCTCGAAACTGCGGTGATCCGCGCTCACGGCGTTACACCGGAAGTTCAAAAAGAACTGGAGGAAAAGGCGGCGAATGTTGTAGATGCAACGTGTCCGTTTGTCACACGCGTTCAAAAACTTGCCGCCCGTGCCGCCGCTCAGGATCGCCACGTGATCGTGGTTGGCAGCCCTGAACATCCTGAAATGATCGGTGTCAAAGGCTATGCTCCGAACCACGCTTTTATTATTCGCGATGAAACGGAGGTCGCGTCGCTGCCCCGCCTTCGAAATCCTTTAGTCGTTTCGCAAACAACAATAAAGGTAAAAACATTCTTCGATACCGCGGACGCAATTCGCGATCGCACCGACGACACTGTCGAGATCATCAATACGATATGCTCAGCGACGAAAGACCGCCAGGAAGCAGCCCGTGCTTTAGCCGGTATGGTCGATGCGTTCTATATTATCGGCGGACGCCATTCGTCGAATAGCGTAAAACTGCTCGGTGTATGCAAGGAGCAATGCGAAAAGAGCTTTCTCATTGAAACAGAGGCCGAAATCAACCCCGCCGATCTCATCGGCGTCGAAAAGGTCGGCGTCACGGCGGGAGCATCGACCCCAAAATGGCTTATCGACAATGTCGTCAAATATCTTGAGAATTTTGGCAAAGAGGATGTCGGCGGATTAAAGCCATGA
- a CDS encoding Ig-like domain repeat protein, whose amino-acid sequence MLRQITLFGALALLVAIGFGFVTQNSSAEKRSLAASVKDDTAGRQSLSRARKVSVPEMLTPSLQAPGSDGELDGRQGCAHVDVELGKFTKAEIEAMESICADPEKSTQTPPDLSRGIHEANILTIVLDIRWTTDAAASTSDIFGNTTARWDPSLFGFTNTPANRTLIENAILAEVQEDYFNELAGTVAGPPGQDLRIDFILGDIGVAPPGLTNYYYMQLGDGTAGPHIGALGVAGGSVVRNSGGTGPNFGIVVGNVVGSIFIDNIQGLGGLAPANALSSGDITFTTFAVAGTTSHEAGHALSLSHINKAGSTQPTAVPPLMGTGAIDLPNQDRIGERSFSLSGVDGENGNAARQHIPQLLGAIGLHSTAACTLTCPANITVSNAANQAGAVVNYPAPTTTGNCGTITASPASGSFFPIGITPVTATSTAGPMCSFNITVNDTQPPNISTVANSRFAGSPVSNSTIANVSDNVGVTSVTVNGGASATVSGVTVSNLVNTAGVVTASIVAACGATNANFNITASDAALNTATAQMTVTVTNPPPVLTYTNPPAIVYGQSGVIVNPATGPSDNGSVASVAVQSTGTYTGNISVTPAGVVSISNAEPVGAHTITIRVTDNCGATTDAPFTLIVNKADTATRIISDVPDPTVFGQPYTVSAAVTPLIPTSLSGTLGVGDPTYNRPLGFLQGSACSLSGVGTAVRYRTHSFTLASSSNITLSTSPVDGATITPAAADTFITLYGPGGFNPATPCANAIAADDDTGGSSNKSRISTTTPLAAGNYTLVVTSFDNVPSGGGAFPWTYTARLVPAPVPPLADEDLRLVDKGDFALPEGVVPQYSGRVLSPDAPMVVQAPSGNISVSDGTNLCVIILPAASCVMPSTSVGAATLTATYSGNANFNGSTAPTVPHTVNKADSATTVQTLINAPNYGSTLTATATITAVAPGSGTPQGTVNFNDGAAPIAGCQNVAVTALGAAVCTTNQLPAGVGKVIQAVYSGNANFNGSNGSTTQTIGKAPLNVAASSAAVTYGDAAPAITAAITGFVLGETTANLTTQPTCSTTYVQGSPVSGSQYPSSCSGAVSNNYSFNYIGGNVTVNKKGLTVTADNKSRAYGAANPTLTATFTGFVLGQNLGTSDVTGSPLLSTTATPSSPVAGSPYAITAALGTLASGNYAFTTFTNGILTITQSQLTVTANNQTRVFGAANPALTFTITGFQNGETLATSGVTGTPNISTSAVSTSAPGAYPITAAQGTLAAPNYTFATVNGTLTVTQAATTTTITNASALGNSTVVGQNYPVNWTTSPVAPGAGTPTGNVTVSDGTGNTCTAAVAAGTCSLASTLGPKTITATYAGDANFGASTSQAVQHNVVIGLTGNVKQFIAFGTNVNLAGVTMTLLNTATQQATTTTTDANGNYSFGVTQTGGSYTITPSGLGKAFEATSRTYTNVAGNITGGDFIAYDVPGPNAIPRTARVVSQIATQGQPVTVPVLMTTTGVETKVAFTVEYPVTALGIPTVTCGTGAVNCTLAVNNSLQGKVGITITPTAALPAGTRELVKITFPTFQSPATSAQIRFGDFPTQRDVRNAENNPLPMLYWTDGLVSFTGGTLLDGATISGRVTTAAGQGLRNATVTIIDTAGNRRTTVTSSFGAYQFEGLEVGRDYLLTVASKRFRFATRIVNLTENLSDVNLVGLE is encoded by the coding sequence ATGCTTAGGCAGATCACGCTTTTCGGCGCTTTGGCGCTACTCGTTGCTATTGGTTTCGGCTTTGTAACGCAGAATTCGTCTGCTGAGAAGCGGTCTTTGGCTGCTTCGGTGAAAGATGATACCGCGGGCCGGCAATCGCTGTCACGTGCGCGGAAAGTTTCCGTGCCGGAAATGCTCACACCCAGCTTGCAGGCCCCCGGAAGCGATGGTGAGCTTGATGGTAGGCAAGGTTGTGCCCACGTTGACGTAGAACTAGGCAAATTCACCAAAGCCGAGATCGAAGCAATGGAGAGCATCTGCGCCGATCCAGAAAAGAGCACGCAGACCCCGCCAGATCTCAGCCGGGGTATCCACGAGGCTAATATTCTGACGATTGTCCTTGATATTCGTTGGACGACGGACGCGGCGGCATCGACCAGCGACATTTTTGGGAATACCACTGCCAGATGGGATCCTTCGCTGTTTGGTTTCACAAATACCCCCGCGAACCGGACGTTAATTGAAAACGCCATTTTGGCTGAAGTCCAAGAGGATTATTTCAACGAGCTTGCAGGTACCGTCGCGGGGCCCCCGGGACAGGATCTCAGGATCGACTTCATCCTTGGCGACATCGGCGTTGCACCTCCCGGCCTGACAAATTATTACTACATGCAACTCGGTGACGGTACTGCCGGCCCGCATATTGGGGCATTAGGCGTTGCTGGAGGTTCGGTAGTACGGAATTCTGGCGGAACTGGGCCTAATTTCGGTATAGTTGTAGGCAACGTAGTCGGCTCGATATTCATAGATAATATTCAGGGTCTCGGCGGCCTCGCTCCGGCGAATGCTCTTTCGTCGGGAGATATTACCTTTACCACCTTCGCGGTCGCCGGCACGACCTCGCACGAAGCCGGCCACGCTCTTTCGCTGTCGCACATCAACAAAGCCGGTTCCACACAGCCGACTGCGGTTCCCCCGTTGATGGGAACGGGTGCGATCGATCTGCCTAATCAGGATAGAATCGGTGAAAGGTCATTCTCGCTTTCCGGGGTCGACGGGGAAAACGGTAATGCTGCTCGCCAGCATATTCCACAGCTTCTAGGGGCGATCGGGCTTCATTCGACCGCAGCATGTACACTCACATGTCCGGCAAATATTACGGTTTCGAACGCTGCGAATCAGGCCGGGGCAGTGGTTAACTATCCAGCGCCGACGACGACCGGAAACTGCGGCACGATCACCGCCTCGCCGGCTTCCGGGTCTTTCTTCCCGATCGGCATTACGCCGGTTACGGCTACCTCTACCGCCGGGCCAATGTGTTCTTTCAACATTACCGTGAACGACACGCAGCCGCCTAATATCTCAACGGTCGCGAACTCACGCTTTGCCGGTTCACCTGTCTCCAATTCTACGATCGCAAATGTTAGCGATAATGTTGGTGTGACGAGCGTTACCGTCAACGGCGGAGCCTCGGCAACTGTTAGCGGTGTAACGGTTTCAAATCTCGTAAATACCGCTGGTGTCGTGACAGCTAGTATCGTCGCTGCTTGCGGAGCCACGAACGCTAACTTTAACATCACCGCCTCGGATGCTGCTCTTAATACCGCGACAGCTCAGATGACCGTTACGGTGACGAATCCGCCGCCGGTTCTAACCTATACCAATCCGCCTGCGATCGTGTACGGCCAGTCCGGAGTCATTGTTAACCCGGCGACGGGGCCAAGCGATAACGGCTCGGTCGCAAGCGTTGCGGTCCAGTCGACCGGTACGTATACGGGAAATATCTCCGTGACTCCGGCGGGTGTCGTTTCGATCTCGAACGCCGAACCGGTCGGTGCCCACACAATCACGATCCGTGTGACCGACAACTGCGGAGCGACCACGGATGCTCCGTTTACACTGATCGTCAACAAGGCTGATACCGCGACTAGGATCATTTCAGACGTACCCGACCCGACGGTGTTTGGTCAACCGTACACTGTGAGTGCGGCGGTTACGCCCCTCATCCCGACTTCGTTGAGCGGAACGCTTGGTGTCGGCGACCCGACGTACAACCGTCCGCTAGGCTTTCTTCAGGGCAGTGCGTGCTCTCTTTCCGGCGTCGGAACGGCAGTTCGATACCGTACCCATTCCTTTACCCTTGCATCCAGCTCAAACATAACTCTGAGCACATCGCCGGTCGATGGAGCGACGATCACGCCGGCTGCAGCAGACACATTCATTACGCTCTACGGACCGGGTGGATTCAATCCTGCAACGCCCTGTGCGAACGCCATAGCGGCTGATGACGATACTGGTGGAAGTTCTAACAAATCCAGGATATCAACCACTACCCCACTCGCAGCGGGTAATTACACGCTTGTTGTCACATCCTTCGATAATGTGCCGAGTGGTGGCGGGGCATTCCCGTGGACCTACACAGCGCGGCTGGTACCTGCTCCTGTGCCGCCATTGGCGGATGAAGACCTACGCTTAGTCGACAAGGGCGATTTTGCTTTGCCGGAAGGAGTTGTACCGCAATACTCAGGAAGAGTACTCTCACCGGATGCTCCAATGGTGGTGCAGGCTCCGAGCGGAAACATAAGTGTGAGTGACGGAACGAATCTCTGTGTGATCATTTTGCCCGCAGCAAGTTGTGTTATGCCATCGACGTCTGTAGGAGCCGCAACACTAACGGCGACGTACTCGGGTAACGCAAACTTCAACGGAAGCACCGCACCGACGGTACCGCATACGGTCAACAAGGCTGATTCCGCAACCACCGTGCAGACGCTGATCAATGCACCGAACTACGGTTCGACGTTGACGGCGACGGCGACGATTACGGCGGTAGCACCTGGTTCGGGAACGCCGCAGGGGACGGTGAACTTCAATGACGGAGCAGCACCGATCGCGGGCTGCCAGAATGTGGCGGTGACGGCACTGGGAGCGGCGGTCTGTACGACGAACCAGCTGCCGGCGGGAGTGGGCAAGGTCATCCAGGCAGTGTACTCGGGCAACGCGAACTTCAACGGTTCGAACGGCTCGACGACCCAGACGATCGGCAAGGCACCGCTCAATGTCGCGGCCTCATCGGCGGCGGTCACATACGGCGATGCGGCACCGGCGATCACGGCAGCGATCACGGGCTTCGTGCTTGGTGAAACGACGGCCAACCTGACAACCCAGCCGACGTGCTCGACGACCTATGTCCAGGGCTCGCCGGTCTCAGGCTCGCAGTATCCGTCGAGCTGTTCGGGAGCGGTCTCGAACAACTACAGCTTCAACTACATCGGCGGCAACGTGACAGTCAACAAGAAAGGCCTGACGGTAACGGCGGATAATAAGAGCCGTGCCTACGGAGCCGCGAACCCCACGCTGACGGCAACCTTCACGGGCTTTGTCCTCGGCCAGAACCTCGGAACAAGCGACGTGACGGGCAGCCCGCTGCTTTCAACGACGGCGACGCCATCGAGCCCGGTCGCGGGCAGCCCGTATGCCATCACGGCAGCACTGGGCACCCTGGCATCAGGGAACTACGCCTTCACAACATTCACGAACGGCATACTGACCATCACCCAATCCCAGTTGACGGTGACGGCGAATAACCAGACAAGAGTGTTTGGAGCCGCTAACCCGGCCCTGACGTTCACGATCACTGGCTTCCAGAACGGAGAGACGCTGGCGACAAGCGGTGTGACGGGAACCCCGAACATCTCGACCTCAGCCGTCTCCACATCGGCTCCGGGAGCGTACCCGATCACCGCCGCACAGGGAACCCTGGCAGCCCCGAACTACACGTTCGCGACCGTTAACGGAACCCTGACGGTAACACAGGCGGCAACGACGACCACGATCACGAACGCCTCAGCCCTCGGAAACTCGACAGTGGTCGGACAGAACTACCCGGTCAACTGGACAACGAGTCCGGTCGCCCCGGGAGCGGGAACCCCGACGGGTAATGTGACAGTGAGCGACGGTACGGGCAACACCTGTACGGCAGCGGTCGCGGCCGGCACATGCAGCCTGGCCTCGACACTCGGTCCGAAGACCATCACGGCGACCTACGCCGGCGATGCGAACTTTGGAGCGAGCACGTCACAGGCAGTCCAGCACAATGTGGTGATCGGCCTGACGGGCAACGTCAAGCAGTTCATCGCCTTCGGCACGAACGTGAACCTCGCGGGCGTAACAATGACACTGCTGAACACCGCAACGCAGCAGGCCACAACGACCACCACTGACGCAAACGGCAACTACTCATTCGGAGTAACGCAGACAGGCGGCAGCTATACCATCACCCCAAGCGGCCTCGGCAAGGCGTTTGAGGCGACAAGCAGAACGTACACCAACGTGGCCGGCAATATCACGGGCGGGGACTTCATCGCCTACGATGTACCGGGCCCGAACGCGATACCGAGAACGGCGAGGGTGGTGAGCCAGATAGCAACGCAGGGACAGCCTGTGACCGTTCCGGTGCTGATGACAACGACGGGTGTCGAGACGAAGGTGGCCTTTACGGTGGAATATCCGGTAACGGCACTGGGCATCCCGACGGTGACATGCGGCACGGGAGCAGTGAACTGCACCCTGGCCGTCAACAACTCGCTGCAAGGCAAGGTCGGCATCACGATCACTCCGACGGCGGCACTGCCAGCCGGAACGAGAGAACTCGTGAAGATCACCTTCCCGACCTTCCAAAGCCCGGCGACGAGTGCCCAGATCAGATTCGGCGACTTCCCAACTCAAAGGGACGTGAGAAACGCGGAGAACAACCCGCTGCCGATGCTGTACTGGACGGACGGGCTGGTCTCATTCACCGGCGGCACACTGCTTGACGGAGCCACGATCTCCGGCAGAGTAACAACCGCAGCCGGACAGGGCCTGAGAAACGCGACGGTCACGATCATCGACACGGCGGGCAACCGTAGAACAACGGTAACAAGCTCATTCGGAGCCTACCAGTTCGAAGGGCTCGAGGTCGGACGCGACTACCTGCTGACGGTGGCCAGCAAACGATTCAGATTCGCAACCCGCATAGTAAACCTCACGGAAAACCTAAGCGATGTGAACCTGGTCGGCCTGGAATAG